The DNA region GAGGCAAACTGCCTGTGCTTATCCAGACCACTGCCCCGGTGATGGTCGTTCCCCGTGTTAATGCGCAGGGCCATCTCGTCAGCGTTTTCTTGCTAAATGCCTGTATCGATGCTTCCCTCTCGCTGGAACTACGTCTGCGTGGCGCTGGTGCTGCGATAACGGCGCGCTGGCTTGTTCCGGAAGGAAGAAAGGAGCATCTTACTTTGGTAAAAAGTGGAGGTGACAAACTCTTGAAGACCCCGCCGATGGCGGCTTGGTCAGTGGCCTGTGTGGCACTATGATGAATATCGCGAAATATGACAAGAATATGGAAGTCAAACCGGCCGTTCATAACGGCGCGCAGGATCGTGAACAATGCAAGACCATGCAGCGGAAACTTGTTGCCAGGCTTCAGAAAGCAGGAGATCGGCATATTTACTTTTTGGATGGGTCGTGCCTGCTTGGCAAGGATTTTTGGGAATGTTCCGTTGATGGTGTTCATCCAACCGATTTGGGGTTCTTTCGGATAGCTACCGGAATTGAGTGGGCGATCAAACGGATACTTCAGTCAAGGAAGGTGGCGTGATGAAAAAAGTTTTGGCATTTGGTTGTCATCCGGATGACATTGAATTCATGGCCGCCGGTACGCTGGCGCTATTGGCGGAGCGGGGCTATGAAGTTCATCTGGCCACCATGACAGGGGGTGAGGTCGGTTCCCCGACGCTTTCCCGCGAGGCGATCAAAGCGAAGCGCCTGGGGGAGGCGGCGGCCGCCGCCAAGGTGTTGAACGGGAAATATCATTATGCCGGTGGTTGCGATCTGGAGGTTGAGTACAACGCCTTCTATCGCCGGGCGGCCACGAAGATCATGCGCGAAGTCGATCCCGAGATTGTTTTCACGCTACCGCCAACGGATTACATGGCGGATCATGAGCTGACTTCACGGCTGGTCCGGAACGCGGCCTATATCGCGCCTGTTCCACTTTATGATTGCGGGACTGCGGCGCCCCCCACGGCCCGTGCCCCGCACCTCTATTACTGGAATGCCATCGGTCTCAAAGATATTTTCGGGCGCCCGCTACCGATGAGTCTAGGTGTTGATATCACCTCGGTCGTGGGCATGAAGGAGAAAATGCTGGCCTGCCACGAATCACAGCGTGAATGGCTGGCGGCGCTGGGGTGGGACTCCTACTTGAAGGTGATGCAGAACTGGTCACGCGAGCAGGGTTGTTTGATCGGTTGCGAATTCGGGGAGTGTTTTATCCAGCATCGCGGCGCCGGCTTCCCCCAGGACAACCGTCTGGTGGAAGTGTTGGGCGACCTTTGTTTCACTTGCAAAGCCTGAACAGGGGACGCCTGCCATGCAGATACGTAATATCATCTTCAAGGGCCGCCGGGGTTGGGAATTGGATAATGACACACTTCAACTGGTGATCCTTCAAGGGGGCGGCCATCTGGCTTCCCTGATCGTCAAGAATGGACTCCGGGTGAATCCGTTCTGGGAACCCATTTGGAAGGGGATAGACCCCTGGGGTTACAGGAAGCGCGATACGAAACGGTTTGGGAACAAGATGCTGGCCACCATCGCCGGACACAATGTTTGTGTGGGGTGGTTCGGTTCAGCGTCCCCGGAGGAAGAGCGTCAAGGGTTGGGAGCGCATGGCGAAGCCACGGTGGCACGCTGGCGTGTCATTCGAAAATCTGTGACCCGAACCGGGCTTTCCCTGGTGATTGAATGTGACCTGCCGGTCTTCCTGATGCGGTTGAGGCGGACAATCCGAATGGCCAAAGGACAAACCCGCGTCGCGGTGCGTGAGGTCCTGATCAACCGGTCTCGTCGTGACCAACCTTTTACCCTGTGCGAACATGTCACGTTCGGGCCACCATTCCTGAAGAAAGGGGTGACGCGGTTCGATATGTCGGCGACCCGGGGGCATACCTATCCCGGTTATTTTGACAAGCCGCCCCGCTTGAAATCGGACACGGCCTTTACCTGGCCGATGGGCCCTGGGGTGGATGGCAAACTGGTGGATTTGCGGGTCATGGATCGCGCCAGGAAGAGAAATGCGGATTTCTCCACCCAACTCATGGATCCTGCGGAGGAGAAAGCTTGGTTCAGTGCGTGTAATCCCGAACTTGGCTTGATGGTGACGTATCGGTGGAAGCGCGACGATTTCCCGTGGGTGGGGAACTGGGAAGAAAATTTTGCGAAGACCTATCCCCCATGGGAGGGGAAGACATTGACACGGGGGATGGAATTTACCAATACACCCTTTCCGGATGGCTTCAGGAAGGCGTTAGAGCGAGGGAAGATGCATGGGGTTCCGACATACCGTTGGATCTCCGCCCGGGGACGGGTCACCATGGGTTTTGAGATTATGATTAAACAGGACGGCCAAGCCTGATTCACTGAGGATAAGCATTCATGCCAAAACTTCTAGATGTTTTTCTGCGCTTTCATCCAGCGGAGAAACGTTGAGAGATGGGTAAACCCGAGCGCTTCTGATATCTCGGTTTTTGTGCGCCGTTCCTGAAGCATGGCGGTTACTTTCTGAAGTCGACAGTCATTTACATACTTGTGGAAAGTCTGGCCGGTTTCACGTTTAAACAATTTCAGGAAGTGGTGCTTGCTGTAGCCAGCTAAACGCGCGGCTTCGGAGAGCGGGACATCGCGCCCCGCCGTTTTCGCAACGTGATGGCGAATCGTCTTGATGACCTGACTTTGGAAATTTGATTCAGCATGGCCGTCACTGTTTTCATACCCGTATTCAACGATACGTAAGAGCAAAGATGCGAGAGCGGCAAGCAATTGCGCGCGCCGGACTGTCGCGTGTGAAGTGGCGTTCGCCAGTTTATCCCATGTGCTGGTCAAGAGGCAGGCGGCAGGATCTCCGCTGAGAACGAGTGAACTCACCAGGTTGTGTATTTTCCCCTCCCGGGTTAACAGGATTTTCGCGACCACGTCATGTTCAAAAAGCGATAGCCACAAATGGAGCATTTCCGGGCAGGAGGCTGGATAATAATTGTCATGCGATTCGTAGGAGTTGAAAAGAAAAACCGAGCCAGGCTGGCAGGGATAGATTTTGCCTTTGTAGCCATAGACCCCATTCCCTTTCAAGCTGAATAGAATCTCACGGGCGGGGTGGCTCTCAGTATGGTTACGCAGCCATTTCAGGTGAGTAGGCTGGTGGACGAAGTCCACTTCTTCGTCGAATAATGAACTAACTATCCGCCAGTTTGTTTGATTCAGGATGACAGCCAGGGAAGGGGCATCAAATAACTCATTATTCATAAAGGGAACTCCAGTAAATCGCGATAAATGTTTAGTATTCGCAATTCCTGTCTATTGTCAATATTGGCTATGCGGAGGACAATGGCATTCAACTATAGGAGATCAATTATGTATCGTGCTGGACAAAAAGAAATTGATGAGGTGTCTAAGGTTATTTTATCCAAACAGTGGTTCCGGGTTGGGGACGTCACTGCGGGCCATTTGCAGGAAGTTCAGCGTTTTGAACAGGAGTGGGCTGCGAAAATGGGTGTCCCCTATGCCCTGCTCATGAGTGGTGGCGGTACGGCGGGTTTGGTGTGCGCCTTGGCGGGACTTGGCATTGGGCCGGGTGACGAGGTGATTGTGCCCGCGTATACCTGGTTGGCGACTGCCACTTCGGTACTGACGGTTGGCGCTATTCCGGTGCTGGCAGAAGTGGATGAAACCCTGGGGCTCGATCCCGCCGACTTTGAGCGAAAGATAGGGCCTCATGTCAAGGCGGTCATTCCCGTCCACATGAGTGGTCGACCTGCTAATTTGGAGGCCATCCTGGCAATTGCCCGGAAGCGAGGGATTAAAGTGATTGAAGATTCCTGCCAGATGGATGGCGGTTCCTATAAGGGGCGGCGGACAGGGACATGGGGAGATGCCGGGGTCTATAGTTTTAACTTTTTCAAAATTATTTCGGCCGGTGGTGAAGGCGGATGCTTGGTGACGAATGACCGGCGTGTTTATGAACGCGCCTTGATCTATCATGATTCCGGCGCGGTGTTCCGCCCGAAAGCGGGAGAACTGAGCGAACCAATTTTTGTGGCCCAACAATATCGTGCGGATGAGGTTATGGGGGCCATTGCGCGTGTGCAGCTGGAACGTATGGATGGGATCATTGCTGACCTGCGCCGGAACCGTAAGGCGCTCGTCGGTGCTGTGGAGCTCCAGAACAAGGTGACGGTGGCTCCTAGCAATGACCAGGAAGGTGATTGTGGGGTGATGTTGACCCTCCAGTTCAAGGATGAGGCGATGGCTCGTACCTTTGCCTCTGCGCTAGGGGTGGGGGGGCTGGTGCTGATCGATCATCATAAGCACGTTTACACCAATTGGGGCCCATTGCGTGAAAAACGCAGTTCCCACCACCCGGATATGAATCCATTCTTTTTCCCCAAGAACATAGGGTTAAGGGCTGATTATAGCGATACGGCCTGTCCGCGCACGTTGGACATACTGCGCCGGACGGTATATGTGTCCGTCGATCCGGATTGGACTGACGAACAAGTTACAGCGAAATACGAAGCAATAAAGAGAGCAACTCAGGCTCTTTAATTTCTAAAAACAAACAGAAAGGGTGGGTTTTATGCAGGGAACTTTCAGATTTTCGTTCGGGCCGTGGAACATTCATGAAGGCGCGGATCCGTTTGGCCCGCAGGTGCGCGGCAGTTTGCCGTTTGCCAAAAAACTGGACTACTATAAGAAACTCGGGTTTGACGGGGTTCAATTCCACGATGACGATGTAGTGCCAAACATGAACGAGCTGACGCCTGCCGCCATCATCACCGAGGCAGGCAAAGTCAAGACGCTGCTCGACCAGCATGGTCTTGTACCCGAGTTTGTCGCCCCCCGGTTATGGGAGGATGCGCGGACAACGGATGGGGGATACACCTCCAACAGTGCCGCAGAGCGCCAGTTTGCCCTCGACCGATCCCTGCGCACAATTGATATCGCCCGGGCCCTAGGCACGAAGAACATCGTCCTCTGGCTCGCCCGGGAAGGAACCTACATCCGGGAATCCAAGGATTCCGTCACCTCCGCCTTGCGCATTGCCGAGGCGGTTCAGAAAATGCTCGACTATGATAAGACCATTCGCGTGATGATCGAGTCGAAGCCCAATGAGCCCATGGATCATACCTATATCCCGACCATTGGCCATGCGATCGGACTTGGGTTGCTAACGAATGATCCCGCCCGGGTCGGTTGCCTGATTGAGAGTGCCCACGCCATCCTGGCCGGGCTCGATCCTTCCGATGAAATGGGCTATGCGCTGGCACATAAGAAGTTGTGGAGCGTTCACCTGAACGACCAGAACGGCTTGAAGTTTGACCAGGACAAGACCTTTGGGTCGGTCGATTTACGCCGCGCCTTCAATCAGGTTCGTATCCTCGACCGCCATGGGTTCGGGAATAACGGCGAGTGGGTCGGTCTGGATGTCAAGGCGATGCGAACCCAGAAAGTTCCCGCCGTCAGCCATCTGTCCAATAGCCGGGAGATCTTCATGAATCTGCTTGAGGTGTCGCGCTCACTGGACGAGAAGCAGATCGAGGCCTTAATTGCAGAGCGGGATTATGAAGGGTTGGACCTGCTGATTATGCAGTCCCTGCTTGGGAAAAGAGGCCGGAAATGATTAACGTCGGGGTGATTGGAACCGGTTATATCGGCCCGATCCATCTGGAGGCCCTGCGCCGGGTGGAAGGGGTCCGGATCAAGTCGGTCTGCGACATTAATCTGGAATTGGCCCGGCAGGCTGCCCGGAAATACGACATTCCTAATGCCTATGATAACCCCGAGAGTATCTTGAATGACGCCGGGATCGACGTCATCCATAATTGCACGCCGAACAAGTTCCATTACCCCATCAATAAGCTGGCATTGGAACGGGGTAAGCATGTGCTGTCGGAGAAACCGTTGGCCATGAACCTCTCTGAAGCGGCGGAATTGGTGGAGCTCGCGGAGAAGAAGGGGTTGGTGAATGGCGTCAATTTCTGTTACCGCTACTATCCCGTGGTTCAGGAAATGGCGGTCAGGGTGAGGCGTGGTGACCTGGGGACCGTGCGGATGGTCAGCGGCTCCTATTATCAGGACTGGCTCTCCCGTGCGATCGATTATTCCTGGCGTCTGGAACGCTCTGAAAGCGGGGACTCGAACATCACGGCCGATCTGGGCAGTCATTGGTTTGATCTGGTCCAGTTCGTTACCGGACTTTCCGTGGAACAGGTAATGGCCGATTTCGCCTCGATCATTCCCAAGCGGCAAAAGCCCCGCAAACAGGTGTTGGCCTTTGCCCAGGCGGCTGATTCGGCAACTGAAGAAGTTAACGTCGAATTGGAAGACTACTCGGCCACCTTGTTCCGTCTTTCGAATGGGGCACCGGGTTCGTTTTCCACCTGTGAGGCCTGTGCCGGCCGCAAATCGGACACGGAGTTCCAGATTTATGGCAGCGAATGTTCCATGGCCTGGAACCATAAACATTCGACGGAACTGTGGATTGGCCACCGGGAAAAGCCCAACGAGATCCTGACCGAAGCGCCAGCCTTGCTGGACAAAAGTATCGCGCGGTACGCGACACTGCCGGGCGGGCATCCGCTGGGGTATCACGATGCGGAAGTGAATCTCTTCAGGGATTTCTACAATGCCGTTAAAGGCGATCCGCTGGTGTCGCCTGTTTCCCGTCCGGATTTCAAGACCGGCTATGACGAGATGAAAATATTGGCGGCCCTAGTCGAGAGCAATCGGACGCGGCAGTGGAAGAAGATCAACTCTCGGATGTCGGCAAACACAGGGGTTTAAGGAAATCAACATTAGCATAGTCAAGTTTCTCAATGAGATAGAAGGGGAGATTAAGGATCTGACTGTTGTAAGTTCTCCCGTCCGGCATTTTGCCGAGAGCCTTAACCAGCGAAGGCCTTTCCGAGCAGATCTTGATCGCGAAATGGAGGCCTTTTTCAATAGTGAATTGATGGAGGGAGCGAAGGTTACCAGTCTTCCCGGCTTTCACTTCAACGGGAATGATTTGAGATCCAAGGGCAATCACATAATCCACCTCGGCATTGGATGAAGGTTTTTCACGCAGCCAGTAGTGAAGTTCCGGCTGCTTGTACAACTCCTGTCTATACAGAAGCTGCTGCCCGACAAACTGTTCGCAGATCTGCCCCGAGTTCACCATCATGAGCGCCGCCGCGCTTTTGATGTCGGTCATGGACAGTCCGCACGCGCTCAGTAACAGGCCGACATCAAGAAAAAGAGGTTTGAACGTATTTCTATCGGTCTCGGCCCCCAGCGGAATGCCATTGCATGAAGAATGATATACCAGGTGGCATACCCGGGCCAACGCCAGCATCTGCAGGGCGCGAGACAGGTCCCTGGCCCGGATGTCCCGGGAGATGTTTACATACTTGACCTTTCGTCCGACAAGGTTCGGGAGTGCTTCATAGACCGTGAGGAGGTGTTGTAGATTGACCCTCTCGCCGTATTTGCTGAAATCATCCTTGTAGGTGGCGAGGATGGTGTTCTTGATAAAGTCGCATTCCCGATATGATTGGCGTTGTGCAAAAGCGCTTACGCTCTCGGGCATTCCTCCCACCACGATATAGGAGACCAGCAAATCGGAAAATTTGTTGTGTAAGGGTTCCGGGATGTCGTCTCCGATTTTGAATCCTTTGATAAAGGCGCAGGACTGTTCATGTCCTGTGGCGAGGAGAAATTCGGAGAAACTCATCGGGCCGAGATGCAGATATTCAATTCTGCCCACCGGCATGGAGAAGTCATGCTGTTCCAGAGTGAAATCCAGGAGTGAACCAGCGGCGATGACGTGAAGGGCGGGGAGTTTCTCGTAGAAATATCGAAACTTTGCGAGCAGATGGGGGGCTGCTTGAATTTCATCAATGAACAGAAGGGTGTTTTCCGGCTCAAGTGTTGTTTCAAAGTGGAGTTCGAGCAGACGCAGAGTTTCCATTGGATCTGGCTTGTCAAAGTATGGGACAACGCGCAGGTCTTCATCGAGATTGACTTCGACGAACGTCTTAAATTCAAGTTTTGCAAAGTCCCTGACCAGATGAGACTTGCCGACCTGGCGTGCGCCGCGAATGATAAGAGGCTTTCGATTGCTCCTTGTCTTCCATTCTTTCAGGTATTCCATGGCATAACGATACATCGTAGGCCTCCTTTAATTGGCGTAAATATATCGCAATACCGTATCCAATGCAATTGAAAAGGTTTATACTATGGATAATAAAAGCATTGTAGTGGTTATTATTATGGGTAATAATATTTCGCTCTGTTTCAACCCGGTGCATGTAGCTCTGGGGGCCAAAGAAGCCATTTGGGGACAGGAGAAAAAAGACGGGTGATGGCTACCGTGTCTCGAAAATGGTGGGATCCCAGTGGTTGGCGTATTGCTCCAAAGGGACTTTAAATAACGTGTGGGCCTGCAGCCAGTAAACGGGCTGATAAATGGTGCGCAGCGTGTCCCGGGTGGTGACTGACGCAGGGGGGCCGCTCAGCATCAAGTGGAATACGGGGCCGATGCTGAACACATAGAGGGTGGCGGCGACCGCGGTGCCGATCGCCCATACCCTGGCCGTGCGGTGCCGCTGGTCCTTCCGGATCTGGCCGAGGAGGCGGCGTGCGGGGAGTGAGTCCTGTTTGAACCGGTCGAGTACGTCCCGAGTGGTGCGTTCGGCCGATTTCAAGTCACCCTTTCTCAGGGCATCTTCAGCTCGTGTCAGAAGCCTGTCCATCTGTTCGTTCTGGCGTTTGGCTTTTTCCGCCAGGGCATCGGCGGGTGACGGGTCTGTGGAGAGCCCATTCAGTTCTGCACAGATTTTAAGGCATCCGTCATAGTCCTGAGCTTGCAGTGCCAGTGTGGCCGACTGGACGAGGCGTTCGATGGATTGGCGAATGCGGTCCAGTTCCGATTTCAATTGGCTGATATCGGAGGCGAGGGCGGTGACGGCCTTGGCGTAGGAGCCCGGTTCAACGTCCGGTTGACGGCTGTCGTGGATCAGTGCCCCTTTGAGTGAGGGAAACTGGGATTCCAATTGGCCGAGGGAGAGGAGCCGGTTTTCAATATCCGTGAGCTGGGTCCGCGCCTGGCCGGGCTGTTTCTCAATGATCATCTGCCGGGTCTGCTCCAGCTCCGTTCTGAGCGCGATAATCTTGCGCTCGGCGATACGCCAAGGGAGTTCGCCGCGCAGGTCCCTGTATTCGGGCCCATCATCGAGTACGCCGTATTCATTAAGGCGTTCTCGTACTTCTTCGTAATTCTGCTGGTCGAGACTTGTGGTGATGGCCTGGGTCAATTCATCCTTGCGTTTGAGCGCCCAGGTGGCGGTTTCACCTAATTCAAGGATTTCTTTTAGTAATTCCTTGCCTTTGGCGCCTCGGGGCTGGAACCGGTTGGCCGCCTCCACGGCGTCCTGGATACGCGCGAAATCCTTCTGGCGCCGGTAGTCGCGTAACCGGCTGATCAGGGCCCGCATATCCTCGAAGGCCTTGATGTCGGTGGAGCATTGGCCGCAGAAACGGACGCCTACCCGGCTTTCGCCGGCGCATTCCGGGCAACTTTCCAGGCCATCCCAGTTGCAGTGGGTGCAATACCGGCTGTCCACCGGGTTAAGGGCGTTGCACCATTTGCAGCGCCACATGCCGGGATCGGTGAGGGGCGACAGGAAATCGCCCGCCGACTGGGCCAGGACGTCGGCAAAGTCCTTGGCAGAGGGCCAGCGTTGGGCGGGATCCTGCTCCATCGCCTTCAGGATAATGGGACGCAGGCAATCCGGCACCCGGCTGTCCCGGAAGAAACGGGGGTTTTCGCCCGTCAGGCAGAAATACAGGATACCGCCGAGGCTGTAGACATCGGACCGTTCGTCCGCGATGGCCGGATTGGTTTCCTGCTCGGGGGCCGAGTAGCCGAGGGAGAGCATGCGGGTACTGGTCATTGTCAGTTTGGCGGCCTCGGAGGTCGTCTGGCGGGCGATGCCGAAATCCACGATGCGGGGTTCGCCGTGGTCATCGAGGAGGACATTGGAGGGTTTAAGGTCGCGGTGAATGACGCCGCGGCGATGGGCATATTCGATGGCGGTGCAGAGCTTTTTGACGAGGATGACGGAGACGCGCAGGGAGAGGGGGGCTTCGTTCTGTTCCAGTTTCTGCTCCAGATTAAGGGAGAGGGGCGGCCAGTCGGGGGCGGGCGGTTTGCCCGGACCGGCCACGTATTCCATGACAATCTGGGGATCGGGGCGGGTGATGTCGAAATCGTACAGTTTGACAATGTAGATGTGATTGAGGGAGGCGATCAGCTGCGCCTCACGGAGGAAGCGGTCACGCATGGAGCCATCGGTCAGGAAGGCTGGACTGAGTCGCTTGATGGCGACGAAGCGTCCGAGTTTGATATCTTTGGCTAGGAAGACCGTGCTCATCCCGCCCCGCCCGATCTCGCTGAGGATCTGGTAAGGGGCGATCTCGCGGGGTGGAACAGGGGTACCGGAGACGGTGTGGCTCAGGTCAAGGAGGGTAGGAGTGTCCCTGCCTGCGGGAGGGGGGCGCGGGGGGGCGGTATCGAGTTGGGTTGAGCTCACTCCGGTTTCCATTTTAAGGGGGTGGGGGCTATTCCTGAATCGTGATGGCCGTCACCGGACACGATTCGGCGGCTTCCCGGCAGGAGGAGGCGGCTTCAATCGGAACACTCGTCCCTTTCACGATGGCGATGTCGCCATCCATTTCAAAAACCTCGGGACAGACGGTGGCGCAAAGCCCACATCCAATACACGTGG from bacterium includes:
- a CDS encoding PIG-L deacetylase family protein — encoded protein: MKKVLAFGCHPDDIEFMAAGTLALLAERGYEVHLATMTGGEVGSPTLSREAIKAKRLGEAAAAAKVLNGKYHYAGGCDLEVEYNAFYRRAATKIMREVDPEIVFTLPPTDYMADHELTSRLVRNAAYIAPVPLYDCGTAAPPTARAPHLYYWNAIGLKDIFGRPLPMSLGVDITSVVGMKEKMLACHESQREWLAALGWDSYLKVMQNWSREQGCLIGCEFGECFIQHRGAGFPQDNRLVEVLGDLCFTCKA
- a CDS encoding AraC family transcriptional regulator, with protein sequence MNNELFDAPSLAVILNQTNWRIVSSLFDEEVDFVHQPTHLKWLRNHTESHPAREILFSLKGNGVYGYKGKIYPCQPGSVFLFNSYESHDNYYPASCPEMLHLWLSLFEHDVVAKILLTREGKIHNLVSSLVLSGDPAACLLTSTWDKLANATSHATVRRAQLLAALASLLLRIVEYGYENSDGHAESNFQSQVIKTIRHHVAKTAGRDVPLSEAARLAGYSKHHFLKLFKRETGQTFHKYVNDCRLQKVTAMLQERRTKTEISEALGFTHLSTFLRWMKAQKNI
- a CDS encoding aminotransferase class I/II-fold pyridoxal phosphate-dependent enzyme, yielding MYRAGQKEIDEVSKVILSKQWFRVGDVTAGHLQEVQRFEQEWAAKMGVPYALLMSGGGTAGLVCALAGLGIGPGDEVIVPAYTWLATATSVLTVGAIPVLAEVDETLGLDPADFERKIGPHVKAVIPVHMSGRPANLEAILAIARKRGIKVIEDSCQMDGGSYKGRRTGTWGDAGVYSFNFFKIISAGGEGGCLVTNDRRVYERALIYHDSGAVFRPKAGELSEPIFVAQQYRADEVMGAIARVQLERMDGIIADLRRNRKALVGAVELQNKVTVAPSNDQEGDCGVMLTLQFKDEAMARTFASALGVGGLVLIDHHKHVYTNWGPLREKRSSHHPDMNPFFFPKNIGLRADYSDTACPRTLDILRRTVYVSVDPDWTDEQVTAKYEAIKRATQAL
- a CDS encoding TIM barrel protein, producing MQGTFRFSFGPWNIHEGADPFGPQVRGSLPFAKKLDYYKKLGFDGVQFHDDDVVPNMNELTPAAIITEAGKVKTLLDQHGLVPEFVAPRLWEDARTTDGGYTSNSAAERQFALDRSLRTIDIARALGTKNIVLWLAREGTYIRESKDSVTSALRIAEAVQKMLDYDKTIRVMIESKPNEPMDHTYIPTIGHAIGLGLLTNDPARVGCLIESAHAILAGLDPSDEMGYALAHKKLWSVHLNDQNGLKFDQDKTFGSVDLRRAFNQVRILDRHGFGNNGEWVGLDVKAMRTQKVPAVSHLSNSREIFMNLLEVSRSLDEKQIEALIAERDYEGLDLLIMQSLLGKRGRK
- a CDS encoding Gfo/Idh/MocA family oxidoreductase gives rise to the protein MINVGVIGTGYIGPIHLEALRRVEGVRIKSVCDINLELARQAARKYDIPNAYDNPESILNDAGIDVIHNCTPNKFHYPINKLALERGKHVLSEKPLAMNLSEAAELVELAEKKGLVNGVNFCYRYYPVVQEMAVRVRRGDLGTVRMVSGSYYQDWLSRAIDYSWRLERSESGDSNITADLGSHWFDLVQFVTGLSVEQVMADFASIIPKRQKPRKQVLAFAQAADSATEEVNVELEDYSATLFRLSNGAPGSFSTCEACAGRKSDTEFQIYGSECSMAWNHKHSTELWIGHREKPNEILTEAPALLDKSIARYATLPGGHPLGYHDAEVNLFRDFYNAVKGDPLVSPVSRPDFKTGYDEMKILAALVESNRTRQWKKINSRMSANTGV
- a CDS encoding AAA family ATPase, coding for MYRYAMEYLKEWKTRSNRKPLIIRGARQVGKSHLVRDFAKLEFKTFVEVNLDEDLRVVPYFDKPDPMETLRLLELHFETTLEPENTLLFIDEIQAAPHLLAKFRYFYEKLPALHVIAAGSLLDFTLEQHDFSMPVGRIEYLHLGPMSFSEFLLATGHEQSCAFIKGFKIGDDIPEPLHNKFSDLLVSYIVVGGMPESVSAFAQRQSYRECDFIKNTILATYKDDFSKYGERVNLQHLLTVYEALPNLVGRKVKYVNISRDIRARDLSRALQMLALARVCHLVYHSSCNGIPLGAETDRNTFKPLFLDVGLLLSACGLSMTDIKSAAALMMVNSGQICEQFVGQQLLYRQELYKQPELHYWLREKPSSNAEVDYVIALGSQIIPVEVKAGKTGNLRSLHQFTIEKGLHFAIKICSERPSLVKALGKMPDGRTYNSQILNLPFYLIEKLDYANVDFLKPLCLPTSES
- a CDS encoding protein kinase; translated protein: MSSTQLDTAPPRPPPAGRDTPTLLDLSHTVSGTPVPPREIAPYQILSEIGRGGMSTVFLAKDIKLGRFVAIKRLSPAFLTDGSMRDRFLREAQLIASLNHIYIVKLYDFDITRPDPQIVMEYVAGPGKPPAPDWPPLSLNLEQKLEQNEAPLSLRVSVILVKKLCTAIEYAHRRGVIHRDLKPSNVLLDDHGEPRIVDFGIARQTTSEAAKLTMTSTRMLSLGYSAPEQETNPAIADERSDVYSLGGILYFCLTGENPRFFRDSRVPDCLRPIILKAMEQDPAQRWPSAKDFADVLAQSAGDFLSPLTDPGMWRCKWCNALNPVDSRYCTHCNWDGLESCPECAGESRVGVRFCGQCSTDIKAFEDMRALISRLRDYRRQKDFARIQDAVEAANRFQPRGAKGKELLKEILELGETATWALKRKDELTQAITTSLDQQNYEEVRERLNEYGVLDDGPEYRDLRGELPWRIAERKIIALRTELEQTRQMIIEKQPGQARTQLTDIENRLLSLGQLESQFPSLKGALIHDSRQPDVEPGSYAKAVTALASDISQLKSELDRIRQSIERLVQSATLALQAQDYDGCLKICAELNGLSTDPSPADALAEKAKRQNEQMDRLLTRAEDALRKGDLKSAERTTRDVLDRFKQDSLPARRLLGQIRKDQRHRTARVWAIGTAVAATLYVFSIGPVFHLMLSGPPASVTTRDTLRTIYQPVYWLQAHTLFKVPLEQYANHWDPTIFETR
- a CDS encoding ferredoxin, with amino-acid sequence MKAIIDATTCIGCGLCATVCPEVFEMDGDIAIVKGTSVPIEAASSCREAAESCPVTAITIQE